In Tenebrio molitor chromosome 1, icTenMoli1.1, whole genome shotgun sequence, the sequence gcgtTCGGTGCTGCAGCATTTTCCGGATGACTCGTCCGTGAACTTGTGCCGTCCAGGGACACCCATCCTGTGagtttttggcaatttttatCGCTCCTTCCCACTCGAGGCGCCGCCTACAAAAACTCGAGCGGTCCCCGCCCCCCGCCAAATCATCAAATAATCAAATATGTCGATCGAACGCGACCAGACTGATAACCTAAAAGAATGCGGAATGACGAACGCGGTGTCACAGGACTGAAGAATCCTTCGCGGAAGGACTTGTAGTACCCGCGTGGTACTGCAGATGTCGCCGTGCACGCAAAAATTCGAACGTGACGCTCGCAGATTCGCTTTATCACGTTCGAGGCCCAGAAAAATGTCACGTTGACCGTTCGGCTCGGTGTCAAAGCGTCCTCCTCACCTCGGCACGTAAACGCTTCGTCTGTTGACATTGAAAACGTCGGCAATTGAGATAAGATGTCCACAGCGATAAGTCGAGACCTTTGACTCGCGGGAAGAGATCCGTCAAAATGTCGAACAAAAGTGCCAACATCTCACCGCATTAACATTTCTTTTCATATGCGTAAGTCCGCGGGACGCAGATATAAGCGGTCGCGTCGGCGACCGTCACAGTTCGTTTCACGATGCTCGAAATTGACAACGCGTGCGAGGGGAAACTTTTCGACGATGTCCGCCTGCGAAAAGTCATCCTTCAGCGGTGAGCGCGCTCTCGAATTCGTCGAAGTCTGACGTGGTACGGAAAGACCGACTATTGACAGGTTCTGATCGTGTGTTCTGTGCAGAATGGGCAGCTTCAGCTCGACGCCGAAAATCCTAAACGACGACTGTCAAGACAACGACATCCAGATGCCCATCAACTTCAGCAGGTACGAGTTGATACAGTATTGCCAGACCCAGCCCCAGGTGCATCCCATGGTGAAGAGGGCCTTCAGGAAGGTGGGGGAGTCCAACGTTGACTCGTACGGGTTCAAGTTTAGGAAGCTGAACGCCCTCACCAAAGGTATGATGTTTGAGCCATCCCGAACATGTTAAATTACGACGTATCTTTGACTAGGCTTGGGTCCAGGTTAGTTAACACAAAATTTGGACTTGAAAGAGACGAATTAACCGATTGGTATTCAAATTATATCTTAGTGTGGTCTTTGTACTTGTTCTCTCGCTTATCAATTCACTTTTTCCTTTACAGGTTGTAGTGATTATGTTTCTAGTCCTTATTCTTTAAGAATCTTCCAGTGGAACATACTGTCACAAGGTGAGTCCTAGTACTGAAGGTGTTTGCTGATTTTTGGACGCGTAAGATGAGAATTTGCAAAACAAGCTCTTAGAAGAACTTCCTGATGATAGACCTTGtctcaaaaattttgtctCTCTTCAAGAATCATttctaaattattaccgtCGTTTTGCTTCTTTTTCTTGCCTCATTTTGTTGATGCTACAGATGTTTACTACAAGCTCTTGGTCtatctgatttttttcatCATTAACCAACTCCAAAAGCCtccaaatttgaaactgtgtaacttttaaaatgttttctttgggAGTATTCCAGTCTGGAAACTTgaaaaatcattttcttttgtaaCAGCCTTGCCTTCTGTGTTCAAAACCGGCAACGTTGCAATTTTCTGAGCGCCCAAACGCAAACATCTTTGCTCGTCGCGACAAGCACAAAAGTGACAATTTTTCCTTCAGCTCTTGGACAGATGAACGACAATTTTGTCAAGTGCCCAGACGAGGCCCTGGAATGGAACTCGAGAAAATTTCGAATAATCGAAGAGATCGTCGAGTATTGTCCCGACATAATCTGCTTGCAAGTGAGTTCCTCTTTCGCCAAAAACTCTTTCTATTTCTTACGGCGACTTTTTCGTGCAGGAAGTGGACCACTTCAACTTCCTCAAGTACGTCCTGGGCACCCAGGGCTACACCGGAGTCTTCTACCCGAAGCCCGACTCCCCTTGCGTGTACATCAGCGGGAATAACGGCCCCGACGGTTGCGCCATCTTCTACCGGACCAACAAGTTCGACCTGGTCAACATCGAATCCCGAATTTTGGAGATTTGGCGGGTGCAGAGCAACCAGGTGCGCTCGTGCGCTTGTCCCGTGTGTTCGCGTTGTTAATCAAAGTGTTTCAGGTGGCCTTGTTGGCGAACCTGCGCGTCAAGGAGACGAATCAAGAGGTGTGCGTCACAACCACGCACCTCAAGGCCCGCCAGGGCGCCTTCCTCTCGACTTTGCGCAACGAGCAAGGAAAGGATCTGTTGCAATTCGTCGGCCAACACTGCGGCGGCCGACCGGTGGTGCTCTGCGGCGACTTCAACGCCGAGCCCGTCGAGCCCGTGTACGGCACGGTCCTCGCCGACGAGCACCTGAACCTTGGTAGTGCTTACGCTGACTGTGATACTTCGAATGTGAATTCTGCGGCGCGCGAGCCGCCCTACACCACCTGGAAGATCAGGGACGAGGGCGAGGTCTGCCACACTATAGACTATGTTTTTTACAAGAAGGACAGCCTGGAGGTCGAGGCCGTCCTCGAACTACCCACGGGGGAGGAAATCGGGGAGGATCGCGTCCCCTCCTTTTCCTACCCTTCAGACCACTTCTCTCTCGTTTGCGACTTCAAGATCGGCGACCAGCCGAAGAAGGCCGCGCTCTGATTCGTACAACATATGTGATAATGTAGTTTTAAGGCAAGTGTTTGTAAAGTGTCtttgtaatatttaaattatttgtactTACCTCCTCCTACCCAtgtaagatttttttgaactaaCAGTAGCAATAAAATGTGAAAGGAAAACTACCTACCATCGAGCCAGCTCTTTCTCTTTTCGCCTCCGAGCAACAACG encodes:
- the cu gene encoding nocturnin isoform X5, with amino-acid sequence MRSVLQHFPDDSSVNLCRPGTPILMGSFSSTPKILNDDCQDNDIQMPINFSRYELIQYCQTQPQVHPMVKRAFRKVGESNVDSYGFKFRKLNALTKGLGPGCSDYVSSPYSLRIFQWNILSQALGQMNDNFVKCPDEALEWNSRKFRIIEEIVEYCPDIICLQEVDHFNFLKYVLGTQGYTGVFYPKPDSPCVYISGNNGPDGCAIFYRTNKFDLVNIESRILEIWRVQSNQVALLANLRVKETNQEVCVTTTHLKARQGAFLSTLRNEQGKDLLQFVGQHCGGRPVVLCGDFNAEPVEPVYGTVLADEHLNLGSAYADCDTSNVNSAAREPPYTTWKIRDEGEVCHTIDYVFYKKDSLEVEAVLELPTGEEIGEDRVPSFSYPSDHFSLVCDFKIGDQPKKAAL
- the cu gene encoding nocturnin isoform X3, which gives rise to MLEIDNACEGKLFDDVRLRKVILQRMGSFSSTPKILNDDCQDNDIQMPINFSRYELIQYCQTQPQVHPMVKRAFRKVGESNVDSYGFKFRKLNALTKGLGPGCSDYVSSPYSLRIFQWNILSQALGQMNDNFVKCPDEALEWNSRKFRIIEEIVEYCPDIICLQEVDHFNFLKYVLGTQGYTGVFYPKPDSPCVYISGNNGPDGCAIFYRTNKFDLVNIESRILEIWRVQSNQVALLANLRVKETNQEVCVTTTHLKARQGAFLSTLRNEQGKDLLQFVGQHCGGRPVVLCGDFNAEPVEPVYGTVLADEHLNLGSAYADCDTSNVNSAAREPPYTTWKIRDEGEVCHTIDYVFYKKDSLEVEAVLELPTGEEIGEDRVPSFSYPSDHFSLVCDFKIGDQPKKAAL
- the cu gene encoding nocturnin isoform X4, whose translation is MAVKGGQFVSLSIRRFARMLALPRMGSFSSTPKILNDDCQDNDIQMPINFSRYELIQYCQTQPQVHPMVKRAFRKVGESNVDSYGFKFRKLNALTKGLGPGCSDYVSSPYSLRIFQWNILSQALGQMNDNFVKCPDEALEWNSRKFRIIEEIVEYCPDIICLQEVDHFNFLKYVLGTQGYTGVFYPKPDSPCVYISGNNGPDGCAIFYRTNKFDLVNIESRILEIWRVQSNQVALLANLRVKETNQEVCVTTTHLKARQGAFLSTLRNEQGKDLLQFVGQHCGGRPVVLCGDFNAEPVEPVYGTVLADEHLNLGSAYADCDTSNVNSAAREPPYTTWKIRDEGEVCHTIDYVFYKKDSLEVEAVLELPTGEEIGEDRVPSFSYPSDHFSLVCDFKIGDQPKKAAL
- the cu gene encoding nocturnin isoform X6; its protein translation is MAVKGGQFVSLSIRRFARMLALPRMGSFSSTPKILNDDCQDNDIQMPINFSRYELIQYCQTQPQVHPMVKRAFRKVGESNVDSYGFKFRKLNALTKGCSDYVSSPYSLRIFQWNILSQALGQMNDNFVKCPDEALEWNSRKFRIIEEIVEYCPDIICLQEVDHFNFLKYVLGTQGYTGVFYPKPDSPCVYISGNNGPDGCAIFYRTNKFDLVNIESRILEIWRVQSNQVALLANLRVKETNQEVCVTTTHLKARQGAFLSTLRNEQGKDLLQFVGQHCGGRPVVLCGDFNAEPVEPVYGTVLADEHLNLGSAYADCDTSNVNSAAREPPYTTWKIRDEGEVCHTIDYVFYKKDSLEVEAVLELPTGEEIGEDRVPSFSYPSDHFSLVCDFKIGDQPKKAAL
- the cu gene encoding nocturnin isoform X1, whose translation is MDDTKPQDGTIDMRQSLALAETLSRISLMTSPAVRKRLAARSLELQFGHLDEDSGAFVPPKQFLLYLVRMGSFSSTPKILNDDCQDNDIQMPINFSRYELIQYCQTQPQVHPMVKRAFRKVGESNVDSYGFKFRKLNALTKGLGPGCSDYVSSPYSLRIFQWNILSQALGQMNDNFVKCPDEALEWNSRKFRIIEEIVEYCPDIICLQEVDHFNFLKYVLGTQGYTGVFYPKPDSPCVYISGNNGPDGCAIFYRTNKFDLVNIESRILEIWRVQSNQVALLANLRVKETNQEVCVTTTHLKARQGAFLSTLRNEQGKDLLQFVGQHCGGRPVVLCGDFNAEPVEPVYGTVLADEHLNLGSAYADCDTSNVNSAAREPPYTTWKIRDEGEVCHTIDYVFYKKDSLEVEAVLELPTGEEIGEDRVPSFSYPSDHFSLVCDFKIGDQPKKAAL
- the cu gene encoding nocturnin isoform X2; translated protein: MDDTKPQDGTIDMRQSLALAETLSRISLMTSPAVRKRLAARSLELQFGHLDEDSGAFVPPKQFLLYLVRMGSFSSTPKILNDDCQDNDIQMPINFSRYELIQYCQTQPQVHPMVKRAFRKVGESNVDSYGFKFRKLNALTKGCSDYVSSPYSLRIFQWNILSQALGQMNDNFVKCPDEALEWNSRKFRIIEEIVEYCPDIICLQEVDHFNFLKYVLGTQGYTGVFYPKPDSPCVYISGNNGPDGCAIFYRTNKFDLVNIESRILEIWRVQSNQVALLANLRVKETNQEVCVTTTHLKARQGAFLSTLRNEQGKDLLQFVGQHCGGRPVVLCGDFNAEPVEPVYGTVLADEHLNLGSAYADCDTSNVNSAAREPPYTTWKIRDEGEVCHTIDYVFYKKDSLEVEAVLELPTGEEIGEDRVPSFSYPSDHFSLVCDFKIGDQPKKAAL
- the cu gene encoding nocturnin isoform X7, coding for MGSFSSTPKILNDDCQDNDIQMPINFSRYELIQYCQTQPQVHPMVKRAFRKVGESNVDSYGFKFRKLNALTKGLGPGCSDYVSSPYSLRIFQWNILSQALGQMNDNFVKCPDEALEWNSRKFRIIEEIVEYCPDIICLQEVDHFNFLKYVLGTQGYTGVFYPKPDSPCVYISGNNGPDGCAIFYRTNKFDLVNIESRILEIWRVQSNQVALLANLRVKETNQEVCVTTTHLKARQGAFLSTLRNEQGKDLLQFVGQHCGGRPVVLCGDFNAEPVEPVYGTVLADEHLNLGSAYADCDTSNVNSAAREPPYTTWKIRDEGEVCHTIDYVFYKKDSLEVEAVLELPTGEEIGEDRVPSFSYPSDHFSLVCDFKIGDQPKKAAL